In one window of Cytophagaceae bacterium ABcell3 DNA:
- a CDS encoding helix-turn-helix transcriptional regulator, with protein MTLGEKIKLTRSKKKLSQQELSEKAGIHQKNISKYEKDLVIPSAVVLKNIADALEVTTDYLLGSEETNTIKDTALLKQFKEVDTMPDEDKNTLMKVINAYIRDFKTKSAYSY; from the coding sequence ATGACCCTTGGAGAGAAAATAAAACTGACACGTTCAAAGAAAAAGCTTTCACAGCAAGAGCTTAGTGAGAAGGCCGGAATACACCAAAAAAATATTTCCAAGTATGAAAAAGACCTGGTGATCCCTTCGGCTGTGGTATTAAAAAATATTGCCGATGCCCTGGAGGTCACCACTGATTATTTACTGGGAAGCGAAGAGACGAATACCATTAAAGATACTGCCCTGCTCAAGCAGTTTAAAGAGGTGGACACTATGCCCGATGAAGATAAAAATACCCTCATGAAGGTTATCAATGCCTATATCAGGGATTTTAAAACTAAAAGTGCTTATTCGTACTAA